The Vicinamibacteria bacterium DNA window CTCGTCGCAGCCCATCGCCTGACCGACCAGGCTCGCGACACCGGACTCGAGAACGAACCGCCGCACCACGTCGTGATCACGCCATAGATAGCGATCGTCGACCGCCCGCCCCAACCCCTCGTCGCTGCGATCTCCCGTATCACTGGACCATGGGCTCGGCCTCTCGAGAATACCGTCGAGCAACTCGCCAAGGCGCTCGATCCACTTGGGGGATACGGCCCGTTCGACCAGGACGACGCCCCGCGTTTGGTAAGAGTCGACCTCTGCGGCCGTTAGCGCTCTTTTCACGACTGCACAGACTTCGCTCGGGGCTGACTCAGCCCAGCTCATTTCGAGCGATATGCTCGTAAAGAATGCGATCGCTGTCGGAAAAGCAGCAGAACACGACCTTGAGAGGAAGAGCGTTGCTCTCGAGCCAGCTTCTCACCGTTGACTGCGCGATGGGCGCCGCCCTCTCGATGGGAAAGCCATAGGCGCCGGTGGAAATCGAAGGAAATGCGACCGATTCGAGACTCATGTCGCGAGCGAGTCTGAGGCTCTGCTCGTAGCAACTCGCAAGAAGCGCTGGCTCGCGATTGTTGCCGCCACGCCACACCGGACCGACGGCGTGAATGACGTACTTCGCCTTCAGGTCGTAGCCCCCAGTAATCTTTGCCTCTCCCGTCTTGGCACC harbors:
- a CDS encoding O-acetyl-ADP-ribose deacetylase; its protein translation is MVTYLGGRVEIVSGDITALGVGAVVNAANQTLLGGGGVDGAIHRAAGPQLREECRKLGGAKTGEAKITGGYDLKAKYVIHAVGPVWRGGNNREPALLASCYEQSLRLARDMSLESVAFPSISTGAYGFPIERAAPIAQSTVRSWLESNALPLKVVFCCFSDSDRILYEHIARNELG